A genomic stretch from Pomacea canaliculata isolate SZHN2017 linkage group LG2, ASM307304v1, whole genome shotgun sequence includes:
- the LOC112556240 gene encoding uncharacterized protein LOC112556240 isoform X1: MTTSVEVNIAVTDFKRKDLKPSGLPITMTKQTRLYLAVVCLLLFITLEARHIHHHHHRLAQSCVKTGYPCDVSPCCFQDDVCAVAHDVKTKAKRVCKRRSMKITPRR, encoded by the exons ATGACGACGTCTGTCGAGGTTAACATCGCCGTTACTGACTTTAAACGCAA AGATCTTAAACCAAGCGGTCTACCAATCACGATGACTAAACAAACACGGTTGTACCTAGCTGTCGTCTGTTTGCTGCTTTTCATAACACTGGAAGCGAGACAcatccaccatcaccatcaccgtCTGGCTCAATCA TGCGTCAAAACCGGCTACCCATGTGACGTGTCTCCTTGTTGCTTCCAAGATGACGTGTGTGCTGTTGCTCACGACGTCAAAA CAAAAGCTAAACGTGTCTGCAAGCGACGTTCCATGAAGATTACACCAAG AAGGTAG
- the LOC112556240 gene encoding uncharacterized protein LOC112556240 isoform X2: MTTSVEVNIAVTDFKRKDLKPSGLPITMTKQTRLYLAVVCLLLFITLEARHIHHHHHRLAQSCVKTGYPCDVSPCCFQDDVCAVAHDVKTKAKRVCKRRSMKITPR, translated from the exons ATGACGACGTCTGTCGAGGTTAACATCGCCGTTACTGACTTTAAACGCAA AGATCTTAAACCAAGCGGTCTACCAATCACGATGACTAAACAAACACGGTTGTACCTAGCTGTCGTCTGTTTGCTGCTTTTCATAACACTGGAAGCGAGACAcatccaccatcaccatcaccgtCTGGCTCAATCA TGCGTCAAAACCGGCTACCCATGTGACGTGTCTCCTTGTTGCTTCCAAGATGACGTGTGTGCTGTTGCTCACGACGTCAAAA CAAAAGCTAAACGTGTCTGCAAGCGACGTTCCATGAAGATTACACCAAG GTAG